A part of Aquaspirillum sp. LM1 genomic DNA contains:
- a CDS encoding Cache 3/Cache 2 fusion domain-containing protein, which yields MQTRRFIPLATKLNLAICLSLAMVFFLGSSIVIWHITDTQQAHNQVRAQNTLTLATGMAQAYLLTESASAEALGKAFARKLQGTFSRQDKQNTEPTLLLNHVPLNGHTGYVDDFVQETGAVATIFALRESSQGNDWVRIATSVRDEKGMRAVGTLLARTHPAYEKLNHNQSYTGLATLFARDYMTWYRPIQDASGQLIGALFIGKPAKAQLEPLQHALKTFRTGEDGYLFIAANDPKNLGYLIAHPFHTGKKLQDLASGETQAILTHVLQQPRGIAFYDWKNPGEQTVSQRFIRCQQLNTVPWSVCLSASFAEEQQDARMLGWELAGMAVSVLLCAMVLIYVLIRRLITRPLRQLVTVSQALANGRLDIDIPAGAADETGQLLQANQHMLVQMRQSIGPIQAMAMQLQQASVRLTAQSDTVASGAHQQSQAAASMTAAVEELSSSIEHLAEHAQDAQQLTQQADQATQTGRQVIETTQTSMSSTADTVNRAAEVVDSLGQQAHQIVSIVEVIQSIAEQTNLLALNAAIEAARAGESGRGFAVVADEVRKLAERTSQSTEEVARMIEHIQQGSQQAMAGMADGVQHVAEGSKVADIALQHMTDIRMAAHSVTEAVASMVSTLHEQAHSSASLANHITQIGEHASQNEQHAQASAALANTLRKLSDGLHDAVAFFHLGQ from the coding sequence ATGCAGACCCGCCGTTTCATCCCTTTGGCCACCAAGCTCAATCTGGCAATCTGCCTGTCACTTGCCATGGTATTTTTTCTGGGCTCCAGCATTGTCATCTGGCACATTACCGACACCCAGCAAGCACACAATCAGGTTCGCGCCCAGAATACCCTGACGCTGGCCACTGGCATGGCGCAAGCCTATCTGCTGACGGAATCGGCTTCAGCCGAAGCCTTGGGCAAGGCATTTGCCCGCAAACTGCAGGGCACGTTCAGCCGTCAGGACAAGCAGAATACCGAGCCCACCCTCCTGCTGAACCACGTGCCACTGAATGGCCATACAGGTTATGTTGACGATTTTGTGCAGGAAACAGGCGCGGTAGCCACTATTTTTGCCCTGCGGGAGAGCAGCCAGGGAAACGACTGGGTCCGGATTGCCACCAGTGTGCGCGATGAAAAAGGCATGCGCGCAGTCGGCACCTTGCTGGCCAGAACACACCCTGCCTATGAAAAGCTAAATCACAATCAATCCTACACCGGCCTTGCCACCCTGTTTGCGCGCGACTACATGACCTGGTATCGCCCCATTCAAGATGCTTCCGGCCAGTTGATTGGCGCGCTTTTTATTGGCAAACCGGCCAAAGCACAACTGGAACCCTTGCAGCATGCCTTGAAAACTTTCCGGACGGGTGAGGATGGCTATCTGTTTATTGCCGCCAATGATCCCAAAAATTTAGGCTATCTGATTGCCCACCCATTCCATACCGGTAAAAAGCTGCAAGACTTGGCCAGTGGCGAAACCCAGGCCATCCTGACCCATGTGCTGCAACAGCCCAGGGGAATCGCGTTTTACGACTGGAAAAACCCTGGCGAGCAAACCGTCAGCCAGCGATTTATCCGCTGCCAGCAGCTGAACACGGTACCTTGGTCTGTGTGCCTGTCTGCTTCATTTGCAGAAGAACAGCAAGATGCCAGGATGCTGGGCTGGGAACTGGCCGGCATGGCGGTGTCTGTGCTGCTGTGCGCCATGGTGCTGATTTATGTGCTGATTCGCCGCCTGATCACTCGCCCGCTCCGCCAGCTGGTGACGGTCAGCCAGGCCTTGGCCAATGGGCGGCTTGACATTGATATCCCCGCCGGCGCTGCAGATGAAACCGGCCAACTGCTGCAGGCCAACCAGCATATGCTGGTGCAAATGCGCCAGAGCATTGGGCCAATTCAAGCCATGGCCATGCAATTGCAGCAGGCTTCTGTGCGCTTGACCGCCCAGTCGGATACCGTGGCCAGTGGCGCGCATCAGCAAAGCCAGGCGGCAGCCAGCATGACAGCTGCGGTGGAAGAGCTGTCCAGCAGTATTGAGCACCTGGCGGAACATGCACAGGATGCCCAGCAGCTGACGCAACAAGCCGACCAAGCCACCCAAACCGGGCGGCAAGTGATTGAAACCACACAAACCAGCATGAGCAGCACTGCCGATACTGTCAATCGTGCGGCAGAGGTGGTGGACTCGCTGGGCCAGCAGGCTCACCAGATTGTTTCCATTGTGGAAGTGATCCAGAGCATTGCCGAACAAACCAATCTGCTGGCGCTGAATGCTGCCATTGAAGCAGCCAGGGCGGGTGAGTCTGGCCGGGGGTTTGCCGTGGTGGCAGACGAAGTGCGCAAGCTGGCGGAACGCACCAGTCAATCCACCGAAGAAGTGGCGCGCATGATTGAACACATTCAGCAAGGCAGCCAGCAGGCCATGGCCGGCATGGCCGACGGGGTGCAGCATGTGGCCGAAGGCAGCAAAGTTGCCGATATTGCCCTGCAGCACATGACCGATATCCGCATGGCGGCACACAGCGTGACCGAAGCAGTGGCCAGCATGGTCAGCACCTTGCATGAACAGGCGCATTCCAGCGCCTCCCTGGCCAATCACATTACCCAGATTGGCGAGCACGCCAGCCAGAATGAACAGCACGCCCAGGCTTCTGCCGCGCTGGCCAACACCCTCAGAAAACTATCTGATGGCCTGCATGATGCCGTGGCGTTTTTCCATCTTGGACAATAG
- a CDS encoding aminodeoxychorismate/anthranilate synthase component II, whose translation MLLMIDNYDSFTYNLVQYFGELGQEVQVHRNDEISLDDIARLAPQYLVVSPGPCSPLEAGISVAAIERFAGQIPLLGVCLGHQSIGQAFGGKIVHAKQLMHGKTSPVHHLDVGVFRGLPNPVTCTRYHSLVIERDSLPDCLEITAWTDDGEIMGVRHKTLAVEGVQFHPESILTEHGHAMLRNFLADHA comes from the coding sequence ATGCTGCTGATGATCGACAATTACGACTCCTTCACCTACAACCTGGTGCAGTACTTCGGTGAGCTGGGCCAGGAGGTGCAGGTGCACCGCAACGACGAAATCAGCCTGGATGACATTGCCCGGCTGGCCCCGCAGTATCTGGTGGTGTCGCCGGGGCCGTGCTCGCCGCTGGAGGCGGGCATTTCCGTGGCCGCCATCGAGCGCTTTGCCGGGCAGATTCCACTGCTGGGCGTATGCCTGGGCCATCAGAGCATTGGCCAGGCATTTGGCGGCAAGATTGTCCACGCCAAGCAGCTGATGCATGGCAAAACCTCACCGGTTCATCATCTGGACGTAGGCGTGTTCCGTGGCCTGCCCAACCCGGTCACCTGCACCCGTTACCACTCGCTGGTGATTGAACGCGACAGCCTGCCAGACTGCCTGGAAATCACCGCCTGGACCGACGATGGCGAGATCATGGGCGTGCGGCATAAAACCCTGGCCGTAGAAGGCGTGCAGTTTCACCCGGAATCCATCCTCACCGAACACGGCCACGCCATGCTGCGTAATTTTCTGGCCGACCACGCCTGA
- the trpD gene encoding anthranilate phosphoribosyltransferase — protein sequence MISAQAALNRLIDGNELFYDEMLDIMRQIMSGQLTPAQIAAILIGLRVKVESVSEIAAAATVMREFATPVPVARREYLVDTCGTGGDGAHTFNISTTSAFVAAAAGARVAKHGGRSVSSSSGSADVLETLGVKLNLSAEAVGQCIDDIGLGFMFAPNHHSAMKHVAPVRRELGVRTLFNILGPLTNPAGADNQVMGVFHPDLVGIQARVLHQLGSRHVMVVHGEDGLDEITLTGNTRIAELKHGSIQEYTLDPRDFGLLYCQTSDLKAGSAAESAARVQAVLAGEPGACRDIVLLNAGAAIYVAGVSDTLASGIDAARHAIDSGAAQRTLAALVARTQALAQ from the coding sequence ATGATTTCTGCCCAAGCTGCCCTGAACCGCCTGATTGACGGCAACGAACTGTTTTACGACGAAATGCTGGACATCATGCGCCAGATCATGTCTGGCCAGCTGACACCGGCGCAGATTGCCGCCATTCTGATTGGCCTGCGGGTAAAAGTGGAAAGCGTGTCGGAAATCGCCGCCGCCGCCACGGTGATGCGCGAATTTGCCACGCCGGTGCCGGTGGCCCGGCGCGAGTATCTGGTGGATACCTGCGGCACTGGCGGTGATGGCGCGCATACCTTTAATATTTCCACCACGTCGGCCTTTGTTGCCGCCGCCGCCGGCGCGCGGGTGGCCAAGCATGGCGGTCGCTCGGTGTCGTCCAGCTCGGGCAGTGCCGACGTGCTGGAAACCCTGGGCGTCAAGCTCAACCTCAGCGCCGAAGCCGTTGGCCAGTGCATCGACGACATTGGCCTGGGTTTCATGTTTGCCCCCAACCACCACAGCGCGATGAAACACGTGGCCCCGGTGCGTCGCGAACTCGGCGTGCGCACCCTGTTCAATATCCTGGGCCCGCTGACCAATCCGGCTGGCGCGGATAATCAAGTAATGGGCGTGTTCCATCCCGACTTGGTGGGGATTCAGGCGCGGGTGCTGCACCAGCTGGGCAGTCGCCATGTGATGGTGGTACACGGCGAGGACGGTCTGGATGAAATCACCCTCACCGGCAACACCCGGATTGCCGAACTCAAGCACGGCAGCATCCAGGAATACACCCTCGATCCACGCGACTTTGGCCTGCTGTACTGCCAGACCAGCGACCTGAAAGCCGGCAGTGCGGCAGAATCTGCCGCCCGCGTGCAGGCAGTGCTGGCCGGCGAGCCGGGCGCATGCCGCGATATCGTGCTGCTGAATGCTGGCGCGGCCATTTATGTGGCCGGGGTGAGCGACACGCTGGCCAGCGGCATCGACGCCGCCCGCCACGCCATCGACAGCGGTGCGGCACAGCGCACGCTGGCGGCGCTGGTGGCACGCACCCAGGCGCTGGCGCAATAA
- a CDS encoding cytochrome b/b6 domain-containing protein — MEYRIKIWDTPTRLFHWSLVGLFAAMWYTGEGGGDLLRFHLLAGYGVAGLLVFRLLWGIAGSDTAQFARFVRGPSTIIAYLRGSLPEHRIPGHNPMGALMVLALLGLLMFQVVSGLLATDVDSFLWDGPLARRIDSDLSEQITSWHKTSFNLLLLAVGLHVLAIVFYRLVKRRNLVSAMLTGQQSYGAQPPALRFSPAWLALLCAALAALAVTAVVQGWV, encoded by the coding sequence ATGGAATACCGAATCAAAATCTGGGATACGCCCACCCGGCTGTTTCATTGGTCGCTGGTCGGCCTGTTTGCCGCCATGTGGTACACCGGCGAAGGCGGCGGCGATCTACTGCGGTTTCATTTGCTGGCCGGATACGGCGTGGCCGGGCTGCTGGTGTTTCGCCTGCTCTGGGGCATTGCCGGCAGTGACACCGCCCAGTTTGCCCGCTTTGTGCGCGGCCCCAGCACCATCATCGCCTACCTGCGCGGCAGCCTGCCCGAACACCGCATCCCCGGCCATAACCCGATGGGCGCACTGATGGTGCTGGCGCTGCTGGGCCTGCTGATGTTTCAGGTGGTCAGCGGCCTGCTGGCCACTGATGTCGATTCGTTTTTGTGGGATGGCCCGCTGGCCCGGCGCATCGACAGTGACTTGTCCGAGCAGATCACCAGCTGGCACAAAACCTCGTTCAACCTGCTGCTGCTGGCCGTTGGCCTGCATGTGCTGGCCATTGTGTTTTACCGGCTGGTCAAGCGGCGCAATCTGGTGTCGGCCATGCTGACCGGCCAGCAAAGCTACGGTGCCCAGCCGCCGGCGCTGCGCTTCTCGCCGGCCTGGCTGGCGCTGCTGTGCGCCGCGCTGGCGGCGCTGGCGGTCACTGCCGTGGTGCAGGGCTGGGTATAA
- the ilvD gene encoding dihydroxy-acid dehydratase yields the protein MPAYRSRTSTHGRNMAGARALWRATGMEDADFGKPIIAIANSFTQFVPGHVHLHNLGQLVAREIEKAGGIAKEFNTIAIDDGIAMGHGGMLYSLPSRDLIADSVEYMVNGHCADALVCISNCDKITPGMLMAALRLNIPVIFVSGGPMEAGKVQWGDGVRKLDLVDAMVEAANDKVSDEEVAAVERSACPTCGSCSGMFTANSMNCLTEALGLSLPGNGSLVATHADRKALFLQAGRTIVELAKRYYEQDDASVLPRSIATFEAFENAMSLDVAMGGSTNTVLHLLAAAREAGVDFTMQDIDRISRRVPCLSKVAPATQKYHMEDVHRAGGVIGILGELDRAGLIHRHIPTVHAPTLGEGLDRWDIQRPTCDDAAKILYRAAPGGVRTTIAFSQDMRYPELDADRAEGCIRSQANAYSQDGGLAVLYGNIAERGCIVKTAGVDESILTFTGRVRIFESQDSAVAAILADQIVAGDVVLIRYEGPKGGPGMQEMLYPTSYLKSKGLGKACALLTDGRFSGGTSGLSIGHASPEAAEGGLIGLAEEGDTLEINIPARTIHLAVSDEVLAERRAAMLARGADAWKPVNRDRLVSPALRAYAAMTTSADTGAVRDVSQIERR from the coding sequence ATGCCCGCTTACCGTTCCCGTACCTCCACCCATGGCCGCAACATGGCCGGCGCGCGCGCGCTGTGGCGCGCCACCGGTATGGAAGATGCCGATTTTGGCAAGCCCATCATCGCCATTGCCAACAGCTTTACCCAGTTTGTGCCCGGCCATGTCCACCTGCACAACCTGGGCCAGCTGGTGGCGCGGGAAATCGAAAAAGCCGGCGGCATCGCCAAAGAATTCAACACCATCGCCATCGACGACGGCATTGCCATGGGCCACGGCGGCATGCTGTATTCGCTGCCCAGCCGCGACTTGATTGCCGACAGCGTGGAATACATGGTCAATGGCCACTGCGCCGACGCGCTGGTGTGCATCTCCAACTGCGACAAAATTACCCCCGGCATGCTGATGGCCGCGCTGCGGCTGAACATTCCGGTGATTTTTGTGTCTGGCGGCCCGATGGAAGCCGGCAAGGTGCAGTGGGGCGACGGCGTGCGCAAGCTCGACCTGGTGGACGCCATGGTGGAAGCCGCCAACGACAAGGTCAGCGATGAAGAAGTGGCCGCCGTCGAACGCTCGGCCTGCCCGACTTGCGGCTCCTGTTCCGGCATGTTTACCGCCAACTCGATGAACTGCCTGACCGAAGCGCTGGGCCTGTCGCTGCCGGGCAATGGCTCGCTGGTGGCCACCCACGCCGACCGCAAGGCGCTGTTTTTGCAAGCGGGCCGTACCATCGTCGAACTGGCCAAGCGCTACTACGAACAGGACGACGCCAGCGTGCTGCCGCGCAGCATCGCCACCTTTGAAGCCTTTGAAAACGCCATGAGCCTGGACGTGGCCATGGGCGGCTCGACCAACACCGTGCTGCACCTGCTGGCCGCCGCGCGCGAAGCCGGCGTGGACTTCACCATGCAGGACATCGACCGGATTTCGCGCCGTGTGCCGTGCCTGTCCAAGGTGGCCCCGGCCACGCAGAAATACCATATGGAAGACGTACACCGCGCCGGCGGGGTGATTGGCATTCTGGGCGAACTCGACCGCGCCGGGCTGATCCACCGCCATATTCCCACCGTACACGCGCCCACCCTGGGCGAAGGGCTGGACCGCTGGGACATTCAGCGCCCGACCTGCGACGACGCGGCCAAAATCCTCTACCGCGCCGCGCCTGGCGGCGTGCGCACCACCATTGCCTTCAGCCAGGACATGCGCTACCCCGAACTGGACGCCGACCGCGCCGAAGGCTGCATCCGCAGTCAGGCCAACGCCTACTCGCAGGATGGCGGCCTGGCCGTGCTGTACGGCAATATTGCCGAGCGTGGCTGCATCGTCAAGACTGCCGGGGTGGATGAATCCATCCTCACCTTTACTGGCCGGGTACGGATTTTTGAAAGCCAGGACAGCGCGGTGGCAGCGATTCTGGCCGACCAGATTGTGGCCGGCGATGTGGTGCTGATCCGCTACGAAGGCCCGAAGGGCGGCCCCGGCATGCAGGAAATGCTCTACCCCACCAGCTATCTGAAGTCCAAGGGCCTGGGCAAGGCTTGCGCGCTGCTGACCGATGGCCGCTTCTCCGGCGGCACCTCTGGCCTGTCCATCGGCCACGCCAGCCCGGAAGCCGCCGAAGGCGGGCTGATTGGCCTGGCAGAAGAAGGCGATACGCTGGAAATCAATATCCCGGCGCGCACCATTCACCTGGCGGTCAGCGACGAGGTGCTGGCCGAACGCCGTGCGGCCATGCTGGCGCGGGGGGCCGACGCCTGGAAGCCGGTCAACCGTGACCGTCTGGTCAGCCCGGCGCTGCGCGCCTACGCGGCCATGACCACCAGTGCCGATACCGGCGCGGTGCGGGATGTCAGCCAGATTGAACGCCGTTAA
- a CDS encoding sulfite exporter TauE/SafE family protein has protein sequence MQEFDLAALFMLGFLAGGHCLGMCGGIVAALSLQQRQATRHWPLMLAYNSGRLASYSLVGALVGGIGGLGIAALNIEALQYLLYALANLLLIAMGLYLMGVSAFITQLERLGKPLWRYLQPAMQRLLPVRTLRQAVLVGALWGWLPCGMVYTASLSALASGSVSKGALTMLAFGLGTLPNLLAMGAFADALRTLARQPLVRWTSGGLICALGLWRLVQVL, from the coding sequence ATGCAAGAATTTGATCTGGCCGCGCTGTTCATGCTCGGTTTTCTGGCGGGCGGCCACTGCCTGGGCATGTGCGGCGGTATTGTTGCCGCCTTGTCCCTGCAGCAGCGCCAGGCCACCCGCCACTGGCCGCTGATGCTGGCCTATAACAGCGGACGGCTGGCCAGCTACAGCCTGGTGGGGGCGCTGGTGGGTGGCATTGGCGGGCTGGGCATTGCCGCGCTGAATATCGAAGCCTTGCAGTATTTGCTGTATGCGCTGGCCAATCTGCTGCTGATCGCCATGGGCTTGTACCTGATGGGGGTGTCGGCATTCATCACCCAGCTGGAGCGGCTGGGCAAGCCGCTGTGGCGCTATCTGCAGCCGGCCATGCAGCGCTTGCTGCCGGTGCGCACCCTGCGCCAGGCGGTGCTGGTGGGCGCGCTGTGGGGCTGGCTGCCGTGCGGGATGGTGTACACCGCCAGCCTGAGCGCGCTGGCCAGCGGCAGCGTCAGCAAGGGCGCGCTGACCATGCTGGCGTTTGGCCTGGGCACCTTGCCCAATCTGCTGGCCATGGGCGCGTTTGCCGATGCCTTGCGCACGCTGGCGCGTCAGCCGCTGGTGCGCTGGACGTCGGGTGGGCTGATTTGTGCGCTGGGGCTGTGGCGGCTGGTGCAGGTGCTGTAG
- the recR gene encoding recombination mediator RecR: MKNPPSLDHLIAALRVLPGVGPKSAQRMAYHLLQRDKPGAEKLARALEHALSHIGHCQRCNTFSETPLCAICADSARRQDQLCVVEMPADMLTLEQTQSYDGLYFVLMGRLSPLDGIGPRDLPLEKLAHRALDGQVQEVILATNFTPEGETTAHALGALLKGHGLQLSRMARGLPVGGELEHSDPGTLAQALFERRELP; the protein is encoded by the coding sequence ATGAAAAACCCTCCCAGCCTTGACCACCTGATTGCCGCCCTGCGCGTGCTGCCCGGCGTGGGGCCAAAATCGGCCCAGCGCATGGCTTATCACCTGCTGCAGCGCGACAAGCCCGGTGCCGAAAAACTGGCCAGGGCGCTGGAGCACGCGCTCAGCCATATTGGCCACTGCCAGCGCTGCAATACTTTCAGTGAAACCCCGCTGTGCGCCATTTGCGCCGACAGCGCCCGTCGCCAGGATCAGCTGTGTGTGGTGGAAATGCCCGCCGACATGCTGACGCTGGAACAGACGCAAAGTTACGATGGCTTGTATTTTGTGCTGATGGGGCGTTTATCGCCGCTGGACGGCATTGGCCCGCGCGATCTGCCGCTGGAAAAACTGGCACACCGGGCGCTGGATGGCCAGGTGCAGGAAGTGATTCTGGCCACCAACTTTACCCCGGAAGGCGAAACCACCGCGCATGCACTGGGTGCGCTGCTCAAGGGCCACGGCCTGCAGCTTAGCCGGATGGCACGCGGCCTGCCGGTGGGCGGCGAGCTGGAGCACAGCGACCCCGGCACTCTGGCGCAAGCGCTGTTTGAACGGCGCGAGCTGCCCTGA
- a CDS encoding YbaB/EbfC family nucleoid-associated protein: protein MFNKGGIAGLMKQAQQMQENMKKAQEQLATIEVEGQSGAGMVKVLMTCQHDIKRVSIDDSVMDDKEMLEDLVAAAVNDAVRKVESTTQEKMSGFTSGLNLPPGLKLPF from the coding sequence ATGTTCAACAAAGGCGGCATCGCCGGGCTGATGAAACAAGCCCAACAAATGCAGGAAAACATGAAAAAGGCCCAGGAACAGCTGGCCACCATCGAGGTGGAAGGCCAGTCCGGGGCCGGCATGGTCAAGGTGCTGATGACCTGCCAACACGACATCAAGCGCGTCAGCATCGACGACAGCGTGATGGACGACAAGGAAATGCTGGAAGACCTGGTGGCCGCCGCCGTCAACGACGCCGTGCGCAAGGTGGAAAGCACCACCCAGGAAAAAATGTCCGGCTTTACCTCCGGGCTGAACCTGCCGCCGGGCCTGAAACTGCCGTTCTGA
- the dnaX gene encoding DNA polymerase III subunit gamma/tau, producing the protein MTYQVLARKWRPKRFADLVGQEHVVRALSNALIEQRLHHAYLLTGTRGVGKTTIARILAKSLNCETGVTAEPCGVCGACRQIDAGRFVDLLEIDAASNTGIDNIREVLDNAQYSPSVGRFKVYIIDEVHMLSKSAFNAMLKTLEEPPAHVKFILATTDPQKVPVTVLSRCLQFSLRNMTPQQVAKHLAHVLDTEQLVYEPAALTLLGRAASGSMRDALSLLDQAIAYGIGEVHEDGVRAMLGAVDRRYLFTLLAALADGDGPALMAEAEQLAARSIGFDSALHEMAQLLYQISLTQTVPAALAPDEPERDAIVALAELLPPADVQLYYQIAITGRRDLALAPDEHAGFNMTLLRMLAFHPANLPASPTPPAGGHAPVALPAAASPAAPSPAPHSDASPAPAARPPASPASASGSGAQSVLAKLMHKRSGAADAGAPVRTAPAPRPAAAPSSAPAARAVPPAADSVPPWEDAPPPPPPPEGSLPRQPVPHTAPAEPERPPLPSALPPEQDAPWASHEPMLAAEPAPALPPSAPMPPVARSVVPVVELAVEVERDLVKAEPLPLAVPTAPPVAQAEQAEADTDRPAEPPVFTGNWGELIAGLRDRLGAKEIMLAQNAELSAVDGATLRLRVPPQFRFSASAEVQALLAATLGEALGQPVTLDVTLGDISGETPFMQQQRLRGEALDAARARLQQDPVVMALVRDFAATLRQDTIQPVQESL; encoded by the coding sequence ATGACCTATCAAGTTCTTGCCCGCAAGTGGCGTCCCAAGCGTTTTGCCGACCTGGTTGGCCAGGAACACGTGGTGCGCGCCCTGTCCAATGCGCTGATTGAACAGCGCCTGCATCACGCCTACCTGCTGACCGGCACCCGTGGCGTGGGCAAAACCACCATTGCCCGGATTCTGGCCAAAAGCCTGAACTGCGAAACCGGGGTGACCGCCGAGCCGTGCGGGGTGTGCGGGGCGTGCCGGCAGATTGACGCAGGCCGCTTTGTTGACCTGCTGGAAATCGACGCCGCCAGCAACACCGGCATCGACAATATCCGCGAGGTGCTGGACAACGCCCAGTATTCGCCCAGCGTGGGCCGCTTCAAGGTGTACATCATCGATGAAGTACACATGCTGTCCAAGTCGGCGTTCAATGCCATGCTGAAAACGCTGGAAGAACCCCCCGCGCACGTCAAGTTCATCCTGGCCACCACCGACCCGCAAAAAGTGCCGGTCACCGTGCTGTCGCGCTGTTTGCAGTTTTCGCTGCGCAATATGACCCCGCAGCAGGTGGCCAAACACCTGGCCCATGTGCTGGACACCGAACAGTTGGTGTATGAACCTGCCGCGCTGACCCTGCTGGGCCGGGCGGCATCCGGCTCGATGCGCGACGCGCTGTCGCTGCTGGACCAGGCCATTGCCTACGGCATTGGTGAAGTACACGAAGACGGCGTGCGCGCCATGCTGGGCGCGGTAGACCGCCGCTATCTGTTTACCCTGCTGGCCGCCCTGGCCGATGGCGATGGCCCGGCGCTGATGGCCGAAGCCGAGCAGCTGGCAGCGCGCAGCATTGGCTTTGATTCGGCGCTGCACGAAATGGCCCAGCTACTCTACCAGATCAGCCTGACCCAGACCGTGCCCGCCGCCCTGGCCCCGGACGAGCCCGAGCGCGACGCCATTGTGGCGCTGGCCGAGCTGCTGCCGCCTGCCGATGTGCAGCTGTACTACCAGATTGCCATTACTGGTCGGCGCGACCTGGCGCTGGCCCCGGACGAGCACGCCGGTTTCAACATGACCCTGCTGCGCATGCTGGCGTTTCATCCGGCCAATCTGCCGGCCAGCCCCACGCCGCCAGCCGGTGGCCATGCGCCCGTGGCCTTGCCGGCAGCGGCCAGCCCTGCGGCACCGTCGCCAGCGCCCCACTCCGACGCATCTCCCGCACCGGCGGCGCGTCCACCGGCCAGCCCGGCCAGTGCTAGTGGCAGCGGCGCACAAAGCGTGCTGGCCAAGCTGATGCACAAGCGCAGCGGTGCAGCAGACGCCGGCGCGCCAGTCCGTACGGCCCCGGCCCCACGCCCGGCAGCGGCACCGTCCAGCGCGCCAGCGGCCCGTGCCGTACCGCCTGCCGCCGACAGCGTACCGCCGTGGGAAGACGCCCCACCGCCGCCGCCACCACCGGAAGGCAGCCTGCCGCGCCAGCCCGTGCCGCACACCGCACCCGCAGAACCCGAGCGCCCACCGCTGCCCAGCGCGCTGCCGCCAGAGCAGGACGCGCCATGGGCCAGCCACGAACCGATGCTGGCGGCTGAGCCAGCGCCGGCGTTGCCCCCCTCTGCGCCAATGCCCCCCGTGGCACGCAGCGTGGTACCCGTCGTTGAACTCGCCGTTGAAGTTGAAAGGGATCTGGTCAAGGCCGAGCCCTTGCCACTGGCGGTGCCGACCGCCCCGCCTGTCGCGCAGGCTGAACAGGCCGAAGCCGATACCGATCGCCCTGCTGAGCCGCCCGTGTTTACCGGCAACTGGGGCGAGCTGATTGCCGGCCTGCGCGATCGGCTGGGGGCCAAGGAAATCATGCTGGCGCAAAATGCCGAGCTGTCGGCAGTGGACGGTGCCACACTGCGTCTGCGTGTGCCGCCGCAGTTCCGCTTCAGCGCCAGTGCCGAGGTGCAGGCGCTGCTGGCCGCCACACTGGGCGAGGCGCTGGGCCAGCCGGTGACGCTGGACGTGACGCTGGGCGATATCAGCGGCGAAACCCCTTTCATGCAACAGCAACGCCTGCGTGGCGAAGCGCTGGACGCCGCGCGCGCGCGGCTGCAACAAGACCCCGTCGTGATGGCGCTGGTGCGCGACTTTGCCGCCACCTTGCGCCAAGACACCATTCAACCTGTTCAGGAGTCACTCTGA